A region of Argentina anserina chromosome 5, drPotAnse1.1, whole genome shotgun sequence DNA encodes the following proteins:
- the LOC126794020 gene encoding uncharacterized protein LOC126794020 yields the protein MSVTAGVSDTVIAIRDKLRGKIGQTKVKRYWPGKAPEWGDDADEDGDIRMSAAASLEKAFPSQDYSDAGRKDDPRLRRLAESRIDNREDVRADHRRIRQAEIVSTIEEEARVQERIDAEEDDPDALEERRRRIKERLRQREQEEAPLLPSEDEEEEKEEEEEEEESEYSTDSEDEHGGMMMLKPVFVPKAERDTIAERERIEAEELALEEARKKKLEERKRETKQIVVEEIRKDEEIQKGMEQDANIADIDTDDELNEAEEYEAWKAREIARIKRDREERDAMLKEREEIERVRNMTEEERREWERKNPKPAPKPKQKWRFMQKYYHKGAFFQSDGDDHAATVGTDGIFTRDFSAPTGEDKMDKTILPKVMQVKHFGRSGRTKWTHLVNEDTTDWNNPWTYNDPLRAKYNAKMAGMNAPIEKPRGSKKLKDKKYY from the exons ATGTCGGTGACGGCAGGTGTTAGTGATACTGTGATTGCCATCAGGGATAAGCTGAGAGGTAAAATCGGACAGACGAAGGTTAAGAGGTATTGGCCTGGAAAAGCTCCCGAGTGGGGAGACGATGCGGATGAGGATGGCGACATTAGGATGTCCGCGGCGGCCTCGCTGGAGAAAGCCTTCCCTTCTCAGGATTATTCGGATGCTGGAAGGAAAGATGATCCTAGGCTGCGTCGTTTGGCTGAGAGTAGGATAGATAATAGGGAGGATGTTAGGGCTGATCATAGGCGTATCCGGCAAGCGGAGATTGTTTCGACGATTGAGGAGGAAGCCAGGGTGCAGGAAAGGATTGATGCTGAAGAGGATGATCCTGATGCTTTAGAGGAAAGGAGGAGAAGGATTAAGGAGAGGTTGCGTCAGAGGGAGCAAGAAGAAGCTCCACTCCTGCCCTCagaagatgaggaagaagagaaggaagaggaggaggaagaagaggaatcAGAGTATTCAACTGACTCGGAAGATGAGCATGGTGGTATGATGATGCTGAAGCCGGTTTTTGTTCCCAAGGCTGAGAGAGATACCATTGCTGAACGTGAGCGGATTGAGGCAGAAGAATTGGCCCTAGAGGAAGCAAGGAAGAAAAAACtggaggagaggaagagagagacaaAGCAGATTGTGGTTGAGGAAATCCGTaaagatgaagagattcagAAGGGTATGGAACAGGATGCTAACATTGCTGATATTGATACTGATGATGAACTTAATGAGGCAGAGGAGTATGAAGCTTGGAAGGCAAGAGAGATTGCCAGGATCAAGAGGGATAGGGAGGAGAGGGATGCAATGTTGAAGGAAAGggaagagatagagagagtAAGAAATATGACCGAGGAAGAGAGGAGGGAATGGGAGAGAAAGAATCCTAAACCTGCTCCGAAACCAAAGCAGAAATGGAGGTTCATGCAGAAATACTATCACAAGGGTGCTTTCTTCCAGTCTGATGGAGATGACCATGCTGCCACTGTTGGAACGGATGGGATTTTCACTCGTGATTTCTCTGCTCCAACTGGAGAAGATAAAATGGACAAAACTATATTGCCGAAGGTCATGCAAGTCAAGCACTTTGGTCGTAGTGGAAGGACAAAATGGACCCATCTTGTCAACGAGGATACAACTGACTGGAACAATCC GTGGACCTACAATGATCCTCTTCGGGCCAAGTACAATGCAAAAATGGCTGGAATGAATGCGCCTATAGAAAAACCCAGAGGAAGCAAGAAATTGAAGGATAAGAAGTATTATTGA
- the LOC126794154 gene encoding DEAD-box ATP-dependent RNA helicase 42, producing MEESRKEGETKRSHRDRDREKEKKGDKHKDKDRVDKRDRDSRRYEREKSSDSEERYVREKHRDKDVDRIRSRDDERERSKDRKRDKGKERDKEREREKVKEKEKRERKEREKEKERERKEREREAEERVRDKREREKEKNRERRIRERERERHRDVNSDDSEDDVRERSRKRHKKSDSEYKERDRERSVSRSNRHRDDGTESPKKRSDGADSDKKEKATREEELEDEQRKLDEEMEKRRRRVQEWQELKRKKEEDEREKRGEETVDEKKSGKTWTLDGESDDEEAGKSETGMDVDGEGMDVDREVNGENVTDGEIIDAIVPDTDNTTAAAEDEEVDPLDAFMLSVVMPEVEKLNTTVEPSSVDDENKEKTVDSTNGEKLRASSKKSLGRIMPGEDSNSDHGDLENDDDPLENEDDDEFIKRVKKTKAEKLSLVDHSKIDYIPFRKKFYIEVKEISRMTPEEVGAYRKELELKIHGKDVPKPIKSWHQTGLTNKILETIKKLNYEKPMPIQAQALPIVMSGRDCIGIGKTGSGKTLAFVLPMLRHIKDQPPVVAGDGPIGLIMAPTRELVQQIHSDIRKFAKVLGLRCVPVFGGSGVAQQISELKRGTEIVVCTPGRMIDILCTSGGKITNLRRVTYLVMDEADRMFDMGFEPQITRIVQNIRPDRQTVLFSATFPRQVEVLARKVLDKPVEIQVGGRSVVNKDIMQLVEVRQENERFLRLLELLGEWYEKGKILIFVQTQDKCDSLFRDLLKHGYPCLSLHGAKDQTDRESTIADFKSNVCNLLIATSIAARGLDVKELELVINFDAPNHYEDYVHRVGRTGRAGRKGCAITFISEEDARYSPDLVKALELSEQVVPDDLKSLADNFMAKVKQGLAQAHGTGYGGSGFKFNVEEDEVRRAAKKAQAKEYGFEEDKSDSEDEDEGIRKAGGDISQQAALAQIAAIAAASKGTTTAMQTPASAAQLLPNGGLPVSLPGVLGLGVTLPGTAAVVPGTGLPLVGNDGAARAAALAAAMNLQHNLAKIHADAMPEHYEAELEINDFPQNARWKVTHKETLGPISEWTGAAITTRGQYFPPGKVPGPGDRKLYLFIEGPTEQSVKRAKADLKGVLEEISNQALSLPGGNQQGRYQVI from the coding sequence ATGGAAGAGAGCAGGAAAGAAGGGGAAACTAAGAGGAGTCACCGAGATCGGGAtcgagagaaggagaagaaaggaGATAAACACAAGGACAAAGATAGAGTAGATAAAAGAGACCGTGATAGCAGACGATATGAGCGAGAAAAGAGTTCTGATTCTGAGGAGAGATACGTGAGAGAGAAGCATCGAGATAAGGACGTGGATAGAATACGAAGCAGAGATGATGAACGAGAGAGAAGCAAAGATAGGAAAAGGGATAAAGGTAAAGAGAGGGAcaaggagagggagagggagaaagtcaaagaaaaggagaagagGGAGCGGAAGGaaagggaaaaagaaaaagagagggagagaaaggaACGTGAAAGGGAGGCAGAAGAGAGGGTGAGGGACAAGAGGGAGagggaaaaggaaaaaaatcgAGAGAGGAGGataagggagagagagagggagaggcaTAGGGATGTTAATTCTGATGATTCTGAGGATGATGTTAGGGAGCGTAGTAGGAAGCGGCATAAGAAGAGTGACAGTGAGTACAAGGAGAGAGATCGGGAACGGAGTGTTAGTAGGTCAAACAGACACAGGGATGATGGAACTGAGAGCCCAAAAAAGAGGAGTGATGGAGCTGATTCGGATAAAAAGGAGAAGGCAACCCGTGAGGAGGAGCTAGAGGACGAACAACGGAAATTGGACGAGGAAATGGAAAAGCGGAGGAGGAGAGTTCAGGAATGGCAAGAgttaaagagaaagaaggaagaagatgagagagagaagcgTGGGGAAGAAACTGTTGATGAAAAAAAGTCTGGAAAGACCTGGACTCTTGATGGAGAATCTGATGACGAAGAAGCAGGGAAATCAGAGACAGGTATGGATGTTGATGGGGAAGGTATGGATGTTGATAGGGAGGTCAATGGGGAGAATGTTACTGACGGTGAAATTATAGATGCCATCGTGCCAGATACTGATAATACAACAGCTGCTGCAGAGGATGAGGAAGTCGATCCATTAGATGCTTTTATGCTTTCTGTGGTGATGCCTGAAGTTGAGAAGCTGAACACTACTGTGGAACCTTCAAGTGTTGATGACGAGAACAAGGAGAAAACGGTTGATTCAACTAATGGTGAAAAGCTGAGGGCAAGTTCAAAAAAATCTCTTGGCAGGATAATGCCTGGGGAAGATTCTAACTCGGATCATGGGGACCTTGAGAATGATGACGATCCTTTAgaaaatgaagatgatgatgagttCATAAAAAGggtgaagaaaacaaaagctgAGAAACTTTCCTTAGTTGACCACTCAAAGATAGATTATATACCATTTCGTAAAAAATTTTATATTGAGGTGAAGGAGATATCAAGGATGACACCGGAAGAGGTGGGTGCATACCGGAAAGAACTGGAACTGAAGATACATGGTAAGGATGTGCCAAAACCCATTAAGAGCTGGCACCAAACTGGGCTTACAAACAAAATCTTGGAAACAATAAAGAAGCTAAACTATGAAAAGCCAATGCCGATTCAAGCTCAGGCACTCCCTATAGTTATGAGTGGTCGAGACtgcattggaattggaaaaacTGGATCGGGCAAAACCCTTGCATTTGTACTGCCAATGCTGAGGCATATCAAGGACCAGCCACCTGTGGTAGCTGGGGATGGACCTATTGGGCTTATCATGGCACCAACCAGGGAGCTTGTTCAGCAGATTCACAGTGATATCCGAAAGTTCGCCAAGGTTCTGGGTCTAAGGTGTGTGCCTGTATTTGGAGGTTCAGGTGTTGCTCAACAAATAAGTGAACTGAAGCGGGGTACTGAAATTGTTGTCTGTACCCCTGGTAGGATGATTGACATACTTTGCACAAGTGgaggaaaaataacaaatcTGCGTAGAGTAACTTATTTGGTCATGGATGAAGCTGATCGAATGTTTGATATGGGTTTTGAACCTCAAATCACTCGTATTGTTCAAAATATCCGTCCAGATCGCCAAACTGTGTTATTTTCTGCGACTTTCCCTCGCCAGGTTGAAGTTTTGGCTCGTAAAGTCTTGGACAAACCTGTGGAAATACAAGTTGGTGGAAGGAGTGTTGTCAATAAGGACATCATGCAATTGGTCGAAGTGAGGCAGGAAAATGAAAGGTTCTTGAGATTATtagagttacttggagaatggtatgaaaaaggaaaaattttGATATTTGTACAAACACAGGACAAATGTGATTCTTTATTTAGAGATCTACTTAAGCACGGATATCCTTGTCTATCACTTCATGGGGCCAAAGATCAAACAGATCGAGAGTCCACCATAGCTGATTTTAAGAGCAATGTTTGTAATTTGTTGATTGCAACCAGTATTGCTGCCAGAGGGCTAGATGTCAAGGAGCTTGAACTGGTGATCAATTTTGATGCTCCCAATCACTATGAAGATTATGTTCATCGTGTTGGACGTACGGGTCGAGCTGGCCGGAAAGGATGTGCTATAACTTTTATCTCCGAGGAAGATGCTAGATATTCTCCAGATCTTGTCAAAGCATTGGAACTTTCTGAACAAGTTGTCCCGGATGACTTGAAATCTCTTGCAGATAATTTCATGGCAAAAGTAAAGCAGGGACTTGCACAGGCCCATGGGACTGGTTATGGAGGAAGTggttttaaatttaatgtagaagaagatgaagtgaGGAGGGCGGCAAAGAAGGCACAGGCCAAAGAGTATGGTTTTGAGGAAGACAAGTCTGAttcagaagatgaagatgaaggtaTTCGAAAGGCAGGGGGTGATATCTCACAGCAGGCTGCTCTTGCTCAGATAGCTGCTATTGCTGCTGCCTCCAAAGGTACTACTACAGCAATGCAGACACCTGCCTCTGCTGCCCAACTGCTTCCCAATGGTGGACTTCCTGTTTCTCTTCCAGGTGTCCTTGGTTTAGGTGTCACGTTACCAGGAACAGCAGCAGTTGTGCCTGGGACTGGTCTGCCACTTGTTGGCAATGATGGGGCAGCTCGGGCTGCAGCACTTGCAGCTGCCATGAACTTACAGCATAACCTGGCAAAGATTCATGCTGATGCAATGCCTGAACACTACGAAGCAGAGTTGGAGATAAATGATTTTCCCCAGAATGCTAGATGGAAAGTCACCCACAAGGAAACATTGGGCCCAATATCAGAGTGGACTGGAGCTGCCATTACTACTAGGGGTCAGTATTTTCCACCTGGGAAGGTTCCAGGACCAGGAGATCGCAAGCTCTACTTGTTTATTGAGGGGCCTACTGAACAGTCTGTCAAGAGAGCTAAAGCAGACTTAAAAGGTGTTTTGGAAGAGATCTCAAATCAGGCACTATCACTTCCTGGAGGAAATCAGCAAGGCAGATATCAAGTTATATGA